One region of Sulfurisphaera ohwakuensis genomic DNA includes:
- the asd gene encoding aspartate-semialdehyde dehydrogenase — translation MRRTLKAAILGATGLVGIEYVRMLSNHPYIKPAYLAGKGSVGKPYGEVVRWQTVGQVPKEIADMEVKPTDPKLMDDVDIIFSPLPQGAAGPVEEQFAKEGFPVISNSPDHRFDPDVPLLIPELNPHTISLIDEQRKRREWKGFIVTTPLCTAQGAAIPLGAIFKDYKMDGAFITTIQSLSGAGYPGIPSLDVVDNILPLGDGYDAKTIKEIFRILSEVKRNVDEPKLEDVSLAATTHRIATIHGHYEVLYVSFKEETAAEKVKETLENFRGEPQDLKLPTAPSKPIIVMNEDTRPQVYFDRWAGDIPGMSVVVGRIKQVNKRMIRLVSLIHNTVRGAAGGGILAAELLVEKGYIEK, via the coding sequence ATGAGGAGAACATTAAAAGCCGCAATATTAGGTGCTACTGGTTTAGTAGGAATCGAATACGTAAGAATGCTATCAAACCATCCTTATATTAAACCAGCATATTTAGCTGGAAAAGGTTCAGTGGGTAAACCGTATGGTGAGGTAGTAAGATGGCAAACAGTAGGACAAGTTCCTAAGGAAATAGCTGATATGGAAGTAAAACCAACTGATCCTAAGTTAATGGATGATGTAGACATAATATTTTCTCCATTACCTCAAGGTGCTGCTGGCCCAGTAGAAGAACAATTTGCAAAAGAAGGATTTCCTGTGATTAGCAATTCACCAGATCATAGATTTGATCCTGATGTTCCCTTATTGATTCCTGAACTAAATCCTCACACTATTAGCTTAATTGATGAGCAAAGAAAAAGAAGAGAATGGAAAGGATTCATAGTTACTACACCATTGTGCACAGCTCAGGGTGCAGCAATACCATTAGGTGCTATATTTAAAGATTATAAGATGGATGGAGCATTTATAACTACTATTCAATCGCTATCTGGTGCCGGTTATCCAGGGATACCATCATTAGATGTAGTAGATAATATCTTGCCTTTAGGTGATGGATATGATGCCAAGACGATAAAAGAGATCTTTAGAATTTTAAGCGAAGTTAAGAGAAATGTAGATGAACCTAAATTAGAAGATGTAAGCTTAGCAGCAACAACTCATAGAATAGCTACTATACATGGTCATTATGAAGTATTATATGTATCGTTCAAAGAAGAAACTGCTGCTGAAAAAGTTAAGGAGACTTTAGAAAACTTTAGAGGGGAACCACAAGATCTAAAATTACCAACTGCACCTTCAAAGCCAATTATCGTTATGAATGAGGATACAAGACCTCAGGTCTATTTTGATAGATGGGCTGGGGATATTCCAGGAATGAGTGTAGTTGTAGGTAGAATAAAGCAAGTGAATAAGAGAATGATAAGGTTAGTATCATTAATTCATAACACAGTTAGAGGAGCTGCAGGAGGAGGTATATTAGCAGCTGAATTACTTGTCGAAAAAGGATATATTGAAAAGTAA
- the ilvD gene encoding dihydroxy-acid dehydratase, whose protein sequence is MNPDKKKRSNLIYGGYEKAPNRAFLKAMGLTDDDIAKPIVGVAVAWNEAGPCNIHLLGLSNVVKEGVRSGGGTPRVFTAPVVIDGIAMGSEGMKYSLVSREIVANTVELVVNAHGYDGFVALAGCDKTPPGMMMAMARLNIPSIIMYGGTTLPGNFKGKPITIQDVYEAVGAYSKGKITAEDLRLMEDNAIPGPGTCGGLYTANTMGLMTEALGLALPGSASPPAVDSARVKYAYETGKALMSLIEIGLKPRDILTFEAFENAITVLMASGGSTNAVLHLLAIAYEAGVKLTLDDFDRISQRTPEIVNMKPGGEYAMYDLHRVGGAPLIMKKLLEAGLLHGDVITVTGKTVKQNLEEYKLPNVPHEHIVRPISNPFNPTGGIRILKGSLAPEGAVIKVSATKVRYHKGPARVFNSEEEAFKAVLEGKIQENDVVVIRYEGPKGGPGMREMLAVTSAIVGQGLGEKVALITDGRFSGATRGIMVGHVAPEAAVGGPIALLRDGDTIIIDANNGRLDVDLPQEELKKRADEFTPPPPKYKSGLLAQYARLVSSSSLGAVLLT, encoded by the coding sequence ATGAATCCCGACAAGAAAAAAAGGTCAAATCTAATTTATGGAGGTTACGAAAAAGCCCCTAATAGAGCATTTCTTAAAGCTATGGGTTTAACGGATGATGATATTGCAAAACCAATAGTTGGAGTTGCGGTAGCTTGGAATGAAGCAGGACCTTGTAATATTCATTTGCTTGGTCTCTCAAATGTTGTTAAAGAAGGAGTAAGAAGTGGAGGAGGTACTCCTAGAGTTTTTACAGCCCCAGTGGTTATAGACGGAATTGCAATGGGAAGTGAAGGTATGAAATATTCCCTCGTAAGTAGGGAAATTGTTGCTAACACTGTAGAATTGGTAGTTAACGCACACGGATATGATGGTTTTGTTGCTTTAGCTGGCTGTGATAAAACTCCACCAGGCATGATGATGGCTATGGCTAGACTAAATATACCATCTATTATAATGTACGGGGGAACTACATTACCAGGTAATTTTAAGGGAAAACCAATAACAATACAAGATGTTTATGAAGCAGTTGGTGCTTATTCTAAAGGTAAGATAACAGCAGAAGATTTGAGATTAATGGAGGACAATGCGATCCCTGGACCGGGTACTTGTGGAGGATTATATACTGCGAATACTATGGGTTTAATGACTGAAGCATTAGGTCTAGCTTTACCCGGTAGTGCTTCTCCACCAGCAGTAGATTCAGCAAGAGTGAAGTATGCTTACGAAACTGGTAAAGCACTGATGAGTTTAATTGAAATAGGACTAAAACCAAGAGATATACTTACTTTCGAAGCTTTTGAAAACGCAATAACAGTACTGATGGCTAGTGGAGGTTCGACAAATGCAGTTCTTCATTTATTAGCAATAGCTTATGAGGCTGGAGTAAAGCTTACACTAGACGATTTTGATAGGATTAGCCAGAGGACACCAGAAATAGTGAATATGAAACCTGGTGGAGAATATGCAATGTATGATTTACATAGGGTTGGAGGCGCGCCACTAATTATGAAAAAACTATTAGAAGCTGGTTTACTTCATGGTGATGTAATAACTGTTACTGGTAAAACAGTAAAACAAAACTTAGAAGAATATAAATTACCAAATGTTCCGCACGAACATATAGTAAGACCGATCTCAAACCCATTTAATCCTACTGGCGGAATAAGAATACTTAAAGGCTCTTTAGCTCCTGAAGGTGCTGTAATTAAAGTTTCAGCTACTAAAGTTAGGTATCATAAGGGACCAGCTAGAGTTTTCAATTCAGAGGAAGAAGCTTTTAAAGCAGTTCTAGAAGGAAAAATCCAAGAAAATGATGTTGTAGTTATTAGATATGAGGGGCCTAAAGGAGGTCCAGGAATGAGAGAAATGCTAGCAGTTACCAGTGCTATTGTAGGTCAAGGTTTGGGAGAAAAAGTAGCCTTAATAACTGATGGTAGATTCTCTGGAGCAACTAGAGGAATTATGGTAGGACACGTCGCACCAGAAGCTGCAGTAGGAGGACCTATTGCATTACTAAGAGATGGTGACACGATAATTATCGATGCAAACAATGGAAGATTGGATGTAGATCTACCACAAGAAGAGTTAAAGAAAAGAGCAGATGAATTTACTCCACCACCACCTAAGTATAAAAGTGGTCTTCTAGCTCAATACGCTAGACTTGTATCGTCTTCGTCACTAGGAGCCGTTCTTTTAACTTAA
- a CDS encoding radical SAM protein — MKLERVKEPIPLIGHIAFGIIDRGTNVLQVRPFSNCPMSCIFCSVDAGPNSRSRVTEYIVDADHLINWVNYIVDRKIHQVSILIDGVGEPILHPDIVKIVKGIKENRKVFEVAIETHGLPLNERLIKGLANAGLDRINLSLDSLDENKAKYLSGHKGYSVSKILKMIDLALNEGLKIMLTPVWIKGMNDEDIINLVKFGKEKGLSFGIQKYVAHPRGRKVAKEVSWKEFKEFLSKIGEMLDVNLFLSPSQFKVFPDVRLGPVMDVGEKVVGEVVLDGWMKNEVIITARGRVITVVGVSDVPKGISLKVKISRNKDEIYLARLS; from the coding sequence GTGAAATTAGAGAGAGTTAAAGAACCAATTCCTCTTATTGGGCATATAGCTTTTGGCATAATAGACCGTGGTACTAACGTTCTTCAAGTTCGTCCATTTAGCAATTGCCCAATGTCTTGTATATTTTGTTCAGTAGATGCTGGTCCTAATTCTAGATCAAGAGTGACTGAGTATATTGTAGATGCGGACCATTTAATTAATTGGGTTAATTATATTGTTGATAGAAAAATTCACCAAGTTTCAATTTTAATTGATGGTGTGGGTGAACCTATATTACATCCAGATATCGTGAAAATTGTAAAAGGAATAAAGGAAAATAGGAAAGTATTTGAGGTAGCAATTGAAACTCATGGTTTACCATTAAATGAGAGACTAATAAAAGGACTAGCTAATGCTGGACTAGATAGGATTAATCTTTCGTTAGATTCCTTAGATGAGAATAAGGCTAAATATCTTAGTGGTCATAAAGGTTATAGTGTTTCTAAAATATTGAAGATGATAGATCTAGCATTAAATGAAGGGTTAAAGATTATGTTAACTCCAGTGTGGATTAAAGGAATGAATGATGAAGATATAATTAATCTTGTGAAGTTTGGAAAAGAGAAAGGACTATCTTTCGGAATTCAAAAATATGTTGCTCATCCTAGAGGAAGAAAGGTTGCTAAAGAGGTTAGTTGGAAAGAGTTCAAAGAATTTTTATCAAAAATTGGTGAAATGTTAGATGTCAATCTCTTTCTCTCTCCTTCTCAGTTCAAGGTATTTCCAGATGTTAGGCTAGGCCCAGTAATGGATGTCGGTGAGAAAGTAGTAGGAGAAGTTGTGCTGGATGGTTGGATGAAGAATGAGGTAATAATAACTGCTAGAGGAAGAGTTATTACAGTAGTTGGTGTTAGTGATGTTCCTAAGGGTATCTCATTAAAAGTCAAAATAAGTAGAAATAAGGATGAAATTTACTTAGCTAGGCTTAGCTAA
- a CDS encoding class I SAM-dependent methyltransferase: MEEYWLKIFESDLYINEMLKIWEEGEKWANWINEVIKKYGIKGKRILDVPCGIGRVSYFLSKLGYSITGVDISEKMIKKAKENVKEGEFVRGDMRKLSEVIKEKYDVVINIFNSLGYYEEEDDLKILRELREVTSQEGIVVVNLENRDFVIYNKPEILHSFVPPYLIIDQNKFDPFTSRLHVLRTYIKDGKEVEKIEFSQRYYSLHEIVSLMKKAGFKIIDVFSGYSWEKFEINDPQMTILAKPS; the protein is encoded by the coding sequence ATGGAAGAATATTGGCTTAAGATATTTGAATCTGACCTTTACATTAATGAAATGCTAAAAATATGGGAAGAGGGAGAGAAGTGGGCTAATTGGATTAATGAGGTTATAAAGAAATATGGTATAAAAGGTAAGAGAATACTTGATGTGCCATGTGGTATCGGTAGAGTTTCCTACTTTCTCAGTAAACTAGGTTATAGTATTACTGGAGTAGATATTTCAGAAAAGATGATAAAAAAAGCTAAAGAAAATGTAAAAGAAGGAGAATTTGTAAGGGGTGACATGCGCAAGTTAAGCGAAGTAATAAAGGAGAAATACGATGTTGTTATTAACATTTTTAATAGTCTTGGTTATTATGAAGAAGAGGATGATTTAAAAATTTTGAGAGAGTTAAGGGAAGTTACCTCTCAAGAAGGAATAGTAGTGGTTAACCTTGAAAATAGAGATTTTGTGATATATAACAAGCCTGAGATCCTTCATTCCTTTGTACCCCCCTACCTGATAATTGATCAAAACAAGTTTGACCCATTCACTTCAAGACTACATGTACTAAGAACTTATATAAAAGATGGAAAAGAGGTCGAAAAAATAGAGTTCTCTCAAAGATATTATAGTCTCCACGAAATAGTAAGCTTAATGAAGAAGGCAGGATTTAAAATAATCGATGTTTTTAGCGGTTATTCGTGGGAAAAATTCGAAATAAACGATCCGCAAATGACAATCTTAGCTAAGCCTAGCTAA
- a CDS encoding MBL fold metallo-hydrolase produces MKVHEPNIIFEDDKHKFIWLGLDESENEKGILTNQYLIVHEGKGYLLDPGGYFVFERVYQNVTRFVKPENIVAILYSHQDPDVIGSLNLWVDLAPNATFYASALWERFLPHLGAELKGRIVDIPDEGMTIDFIRAIPAHFMHSPGNFHYYDTYAKIYFSGDLGAAIFKDKWYLFVEDFESHVKLMESFHRRYIASKKAIDIWLKKIEGLEINVIAPQHGAIFEGENAKKFIQWLRNLDRVGLDLME; encoded by the coding sequence ATGAAAGTTCATGAACCAAATATAATATTTGAAGATGATAAACACAAATTTATTTGGTTAGGTTTAGATGAAAGCGAAAATGAAAAAGGTATACTAACTAATCAATATTTAATTGTTCATGAAGGTAAGGGATATCTTCTTGATCCTGGTGGATATTTTGTCTTCGAAAGAGTATACCAAAATGTCACAAGATTTGTGAAGCCAGAAAATATAGTAGCAATACTTTATAGTCATCAAGATCCTGATGTAATTGGAAGTTTAAACCTTTGGGTTGACTTAGCACCAAATGCTACTTTCTATGCATCTGCATTATGGGAAAGATTCTTGCCACATTTAGGTGCTGAATTAAAAGGAAGAATAGTTGATATACCGGATGAGGGCATGACTATAGATTTTATAAGAGCTATACCAGCTCACTTTATGCATTCACCAGGTAACTTCCATTACTACGATACTTATGCAAAAATATATTTCTCGGGAGATTTAGGTGCTGCAATATTTAAAGACAAGTGGTATTTATTCGTAGAAGATTTTGAGTCTCACGTTAAATTAATGGAATCATTTCATAGAAGATATATAGCATCAAAAAAGGCTATAGATATCTGGTTAAAGAAAATTGAAGGACTTGAGATAAATGTTATAGCCCCACAACATGGTGCTATATTTGAAGGAGAAAACGCTAAGAAGTTCATTCAATGGTTAAGAAATTTAGATAGAGTTGGATTAGATTTAATGGAATAA
- a CDS encoding ornithine cyclodeaminase family protein, which translates to MIILTGKDLEEVLKPEIAVNAVREAFSLFSSGKVIQPQRQVITIKGNWWGIMPSFTDFSFSTKIVNVIPKNKEKGLPSVQGVVILMSPDTGETLAILEGSILTAIRTASASVLSTELALRSRHIDTLGIIGAGMEAKYHLKIALKFFSVSRVLVSARKSHYELAKEYGGEAVELERLLKESQVIYATTSSDKPVVLGKLLSNDFHVSSIGAHTPTAREIDDDTIMKSKTYFVDSLEAVSNETGDFIEPKRKGIMPQVYEIGEIINKNIKIQRPSIFKTVGIAAQDNITAYIAYEEALKRGIGIKI; encoded by the coding sequence ATGATTATTTTAACAGGGAAGGATCTAGAAGAGGTATTAAAGCCAGAGATAGCTGTAAATGCTGTAAGAGAAGCTTTTTCCCTTTTCTCCTCTGGAAAAGTTATTCAGCCTCAAAGACAAGTGATAACAATAAAAGGTAATTGGTGGGGAATAATGCCTTCTTTTACAGATTTTTCATTCTCTACAAAGATCGTGAATGTTATACCTAAAAACAAGGAAAAGGGTTTACCCTCAGTACAAGGAGTTGTTATACTAATGTCTCCAGATACTGGAGAAACATTGGCTATTTTAGAAGGATCAATTTTAACAGCAATAAGAACTGCTTCTGCAAGTGTTTTATCAACAGAATTAGCGTTAAGGTCAAGACATATAGATACTCTTGGAATTATTGGAGCTGGAATGGAAGCTAAATATCATTTAAAAATTGCTCTCAAATTCTTTTCAGTTTCTAGGGTTTTAGTCTCTGCAAGAAAAAGCCATTATGAGTTAGCAAAAGAATACGGTGGAGAAGCTGTAGAGTTAGAGAGGCTTTTAAAGGAATCACAAGTAATTTATGCCACAACTTCTTCAGACAAGCCGGTAGTTTTAGGTAAACTCTTGTCTAACGATTTTCATGTTTCTAGTATAGGTGCTCATACTCCAACTGCTAGAGAAATTGATGATGATACCATAATGAAATCAAAAACGTATTTTGTAGATTCGTTAGAAGCTGTATCCAATGAAACTGGAGATTTCATTGAGCCTAAAAGAAAAGGAATAATGCCTCAAGTTTATGAAATAGGAGAAATTATAAACAAAAATATAAAAATTCAAAGGCCCTCAATCTTTAAGACCGTAGGTATTGCAGCTCAAGATAATATAACTGCATATATAGCATATGAGGAAGCATTAAAGAGAGGTATAGGAATAAAAATCTAA
- a CDS encoding cob(I)yrinic acid a,c-diamide adenosyltransferase: protein MWYTGTGDKGKTKVPSVGEVWKDSEIVKALGDLDELNSVLGVVSSLYPELSEVIQKLQNDIFSISSEIAGFEMNFSDEKVKGIEEFITNYSKELEPLRNFVLPGGHIASSFLHLARAVCRRAERSVVTLLKESKAKEVHAKYLNRLSSLLFVLALVVNKRTNNPNVIWRGKD from the coding sequence ATGTGGTATACTGGAACTGGAGATAAGGGAAAGACTAAGGTACCTTCAGTTGGTGAGGTTTGGAAGGATAGTGAAATTGTTAAAGCTTTAGGAGATTTAGATGAGTTGAATTCAGTTTTGGGAGTCGTATCGTCTCTTTATCCAGAACTTTCAGAAGTTATTCAAAAACTTCAGAATGATATTTTTTCTATCTCATCAGAAATTGCTGGATTTGAAATGAATTTTTCTGATGAAAAAGTTAAGGGAATCGAAGAATTCATTACAAATTATAGTAAAGAATTGGAACCACTAAGAAACTTTGTTCTACCAGGTGGGCATATTGCCTCATCCTTTCTTCATTTAGCTAGAGCAGTGTGCAGAAGAGCTGAAAGAAGTGTTGTGACTTTACTAAAGGAAAGTAAGGCAAAAGAAGTTCATGCAAAATACTTAAATAGGTTATCGTCTTTACTTTTTGTCTTAGCTTTAGTTGTAAATAAAAGAACGAATAATCCTAACGTTATCTGGAGGGGAAAGGATTAG
- a CDS encoding DMT family transporter has translation MRQYLPILGVVLVWSSAYPLIKIALQYMSPIILAIIRLLVGGLILLIYGKGIIYGLKEFIGSLLNVAIFMILLNLGVLLSPNPALSATLIYTQPVFVAIFSYFIFKEKIGILKIFGIIIAISGAIIASGNLEVNIGALISLLGGITWAVGTIYYRKYLINEDVIRLNSFFALSSVPVLVPLIPFQFYFKVSLEGIVVAIIIGITAQALGFIFWFSSVKSLGAFKASSISLLVPALSYFFSYIILGDMPTLIEMIGSFLVLFGVLLTNLKISNFSSRF, from the coding sequence ATGAGACAATATTTACCAATACTTGGTGTAGTGCTAGTCTGGAGTTCAGCTTATCCTCTAATTAAAATTGCTCTTCAATATATGTCGCCAATAATTTTAGCAATAATTAGGCTTTTAGTTGGAGGGCTCATTCTGTTAATTTATGGGAAAGGTATAATATATGGTTTAAAGGAATTTATTGGTAGCCTATTAAACGTTGCAATATTTATGATATTGCTTAATTTAGGTGTTCTTCTCTCGCCTAATCCAGCATTATCTGCAACATTAATTTATACTCAACCAGTTTTCGTTGCGATATTTAGTTATTTTATTTTCAAAGAAAAAATAGGGATTTTGAAGATATTTGGTATTATTATAGCAATTTCTGGGGCGATTATAGCTTCCGGTAATTTAGAAGTAAATATTGGTGCTTTAATTTCCTTATTAGGAGGTATAACATGGGCAGTAGGAACTATTTATTACAGAAAATATCTAATTAACGAAGATGTAATAAGACTTAACTCATTTTTTGCTCTCTCATCAGTTCCCGTACTAGTACCACTCATTCCATTTCAGTTCTATTTTAAAGTATCTTTAGAAGGAATAGTAGTAGCTATAATTATAGGTATAACAGCACAAGCCTTAGGTTTCATATTCTGGTTTTCGTCAGTGAAAAGTCTTGGTGCTTTTAAAGCAAGTAGCATATCGTTATTGGTCCCAGCACTTTCTTACTTTTTCTCTTATATAATCTTAGGTGATATGCCTACATTAATAGAAATGATAGGATCATTTCTAGTACTTTTCGGTGTTTTGCTTACCAATCTAAAGATATCAAATTTTAGTTCCAGGTTTTAA
- a CDS encoding sugar phosphate nucleotidyltransferase, whose product MQAIILAGGKGEGLLPYTEKYQKETISILGNLIISYSIKGLKRAGINDFIIVTSEKGKSKIEEEIEKLNVSFEIIIQKREGINGAIKDGLEKASGNNVVLAFGDIIAPEDFYVSLVNTHLTTGADYVIPLVPVSEGVNTYGLAKIEKDKIEIVKTGSTLALAGAYIIRNEMFDDFLEYLNTRKEMLKYFVWSEKWIDIGYPEDLINAIEMLLDEKKSIISEKAEISKTAIIGKGVIIDDYAVIDDYAVIKGPAYIGKEVFVGNFSLIRDATSIERGAKIGAYCELTHTLVEPEAEIGSKSYLSYTVVGEKAKIGASVISSSFPARVVRGKVNKLGALISPEAEIRHGEILKPGTKI is encoded by the coding sequence GTGCAAGCTATCATTTTAGCGGGAGGAAAAGGAGAAGGTTTACTTCCTTACACTGAAAAGTATCAAAAGGAGACGATAAGTATTCTGGGTAATTTAATAATTTCTTACAGTATTAAGGGCTTAAAGAGGGCCGGAATTAATGATTTTATTATTGTTACATCTGAGAAAGGGAAAAGTAAAATAGAGGAAGAAATAGAGAAGTTGAACGTATCTTTTGAAATTATAATACAGAAAAGAGAGGGGATTAATGGTGCTATTAAAGATGGTCTTGAAAAGGCTTCAGGAAATAACGTAGTTTTAGCTTTTGGCGATATAATAGCCCCAGAAGATTTTTACGTTAGTCTGGTAAATACTCATTTAACTACTGGAGCTGATTATGTAATTCCTTTAGTTCCAGTAAGTGAAGGGGTAAACACTTACGGATTAGCAAAAATTGAGAAAGATAAGATAGAGATTGTAAAAACTGGCTCTACTTTAGCCTTAGCTGGAGCTTATATTATCAGAAATGAAATGTTTGATGATTTTCTTGAATACTTAAATACTAGAAAGGAAATGCTGAAATACTTCGTTTGGAGTGAAAAGTGGATTGATATTGGTTATCCTGAGGATTTAATAAATGCTATTGAAATGTTACTAGATGAAAAGAAGAGCATAATCTCTGAGAAGGCTGAAATCTCTAAAACAGCCATAATTGGTAAAGGAGTTATAATTGATGATTACGCTGTAATCGATGATTACGCTGTAATTAAAGGTCCAGCTTATATAGGGAAAGAAGTATTTGTGGGGAATTTTTCCTTGATAAGAGATGCTACTTCTATAGAAAGAGGTGCTAAAATAGGCGCTTATTGTGAATTAACGCACACATTAGTTGAACCAGAAGCTGAAATAGGTTCAAAGTCATACTTAAGTTATACTGTTGTAGGAGAAAAAGCAAAAATAGGGGCAAGCGTTATTTCCTCGAGTTTCCCAGCAAGAGTAGTTAGGGGCAAGGTAAATAAGTTAGGAGCACTTATTTCTCCAGAAGCTGAGATAAGGCACGGAGAAATTTTAAAACCTGGAACTAAAATTTGA
- the mvk gene encoding mevalonate kinase — protein sequence MIEVKVPLKLTLFGEHAVVYERPAIAYTISEFLMLRFKESDKFYIKSDNLQIKGVRVNIDEFKIENENIKRVLSYIIEGINYFEAKKPVEIEIESPVEPSVGLGTSAGVVVGTVAGYSSYLGIELSKEEIAKISHSIELKVQGLGSRMDTYTETFGGFVYIEKDKFEKLSSNLTFSAGYFRRVTTTAEMLKRVKQIKEKKRELFDSILDTIAKITIEAKKALQDNDEDSIGELMYINHGLLFSLGITVPQIDEFISTSRMANVKGCKISGGGAGGAVVCTKDERAELLLTAMGGKVINATPSFLGVQVIRRT from the coding sequence GTGATAGAGGTAAAAGTTCCGTTAAAGCTAACTCTTTTTGGAGAACATGCAGTAGTTTATGAAAGACCAGCTATAGCATACACAATTTCAGAATTTCTTATGTTACGTTTTAAAGAAAGTGATAAATTTTATATTAAATCCGATAATTTGCAGATAAAGGGAGTAAGAGTTAATATAGATGAATTTAAAATTGAAAACGAGAATATAAAAAGAGTATTATCGTACATAATAGAGGGAATAAACTATTTCGAAGCAAAAAAACCAGTGGAAATTGAAATTGAATCACCAGTAGAACCATCAGTAGGCTTAGGTACAAGTGCAGGTGTAGTAGTAGGAACAGTTGCCGGTTATTCATCATATCTAGGAATAGAACTTAGCAAAGAAGAAATTGCCAAAATCTCTCACTCGATTGAGTTAAAAGTCCAAGGATTAGGTAGTAGAATGGATACATACACAGAAACTTTTGGTGGATTTGTATATATAGAGAAAGACAAGTTTGAAAAACTCTCAAGTAACTTAACATTTTCTGCGGGTTACTTTAGGAGAGTGACGACAACAGCTGAGATGCTTAAGAGAGTAAAGCAGATAAAAGAAAAGAAAAGAGAACTATTTGATTCAATTCTAGATACAATAGCCAAGATTACCATAGAAGCTAAAAAAGCATTACAAGATAACGATGAAGACAGTATAGGAGAATTAATGTATATTAATCATGGCTTACTCTTTTCCCTTGGGATAACAGTACCGCAAATAGATGAGTTTATATCTACATCAAGAATGGCTAATGTAAAAGGCTGTAAAATCAGTGGTGGAGGAGCTGGTGGTGCTGTAGTATGTACGAAAGATGAAAGAGCTGAGCTATTATTAACTGCTATGGGAGGAAAAGTAATTAATGCCACACCATCTTTTTTAGGTGTTCAGGTAATAAGGAGGACGTGA